A portion of the Bacillus thuringiensis genome contains these proteins:
- the purE gene encoding 5-(carboxyamino)imidazole ribonucleotide mutase, producing MKSLVGVIMGSTSDWETMKYACDILDELNIPYEKKVVSAHRTPDYMFEYAETARERGLKVIIAGAGGAAHLPGMVAAKTNLPVIGVPVQSKALNGLDSLLSIVQMPGGVPVATVAIGKAGSTNAGLLAAQILGSFYDDIHDALELRREAIEKDVREGSELV from the coding sequence ATGAAATCACTAGTTGGAGTCATAATGGGAAGTACGTCAGACTGGGAAACAATGAAATATGCTTGTGACATTTTAGATGAATTAAATATACCGTATGAGAAAAAGGTTGTATCCGCTCATCGGACTCCGGATTATATGTTTGAATATGCAGAGACGGCTCGTGAACGTGGATTGAAGGTTATTATTGCTGGAGCTGGTGGAGCAGCACATTTACCAGGAATGGTTGCAGCGAAGACAAATCTTCCTGTAATTGGAGTTCCAGTTCAATCAAAAGCATTAAACGGCTTAGATTCATTATTATCCATCGTCCAAATGCCAGGGGGTGTTCCAGTTGCAACTGTTGCAATTGGTAAAGCCGGTTCAACGAATGCTGGATTACTTGCTGCACAAATACTTGGATCATTCTATGATGATATACATGATGCATTAGAATTGAGACGAGAAGCGATTGAAAAAGATGTGCGTGAAGGTAGTGAGCTAGTATGA
- the purK gene encoding 5-(carboxyamino)imidazole ribonucleotide synthase: protein MTRIILPGKTIGIIGGGQLGRMMALAAKEMGYKIAVLDPTKHSPCAQVADIEIVAPYDDLKAIQHLAEISDVVTYEFENIDYRCLQWLEKHAYLPQGSQLLNTTQNRFTEKNAIEKAGLPVATYRLVQNQDQLTEAIAELSFPSVLKTTTGGYDGKGQVVLRSEADVETARNLVDKAECILEKWVPFEKEVSVIVIRSVSGETKVFPVAENIHVNNILHESIVPARITEELSQKAIAYAKVLADELKLVGTLAVEMFATTNGEIYINELAPRPHNSGHYTQDACETSQFGQHIRAICNLPLGETNLLKPVVMVNILGEHIEGVLRQVNRLTGCYLHLYGKEEAKAQRKMGHVNILNDNIEVALEKAKSLHIWDHQEQLLEGKR, encoded by the coding sequence ATGACGAGAATCATTTTACCTGGAAAAACAATCGGCATTATTGGAGGCGGCCAGCTAGGAAGAATGATGGCATTGGCAGCCAAGGAGATGGGATATAAAATTGCTGTTTTAGATCCTACAAAGCATTCACCATGTGCACAAGTTGCTGATATTGAAATTGTTGCACCGTATGACGATTTAAAGGCAATTCAGCATTTAGCAGAGATAAGTGATGTTGTCACATATGAATTTGAGAATATTGATTATAGATGTTTACAATGGCTTGAAAAACATGCTTACTTGCCACAAGGTAGTCAGTTGTTAAATACAACGCAAAATCGTTTTACAGAAAAGAATGCGATTGAGAAAGCTGGGTTACCAGTAGCAACGTATAGATTAGTTCAAAATCAAGATCAGCTTACAGAAGCAATTGCTGAGTTATCATTCCCTTCCGTCTTAAAAACGACGACAGGTGGATATGATGGGAAAGGGCAAGTTGTTTTAAGAAGTGAGGCTGATGTTGAGACAGCAAGAAATCTTGTGGATAAAGCAGAGTGTATTTTAGAGAAATGGGTGCCTTTTGAAAAAGAAGTATCTGTTATTGTGATTCGTAGTGTAAGTGGTGAAACGAAAGTGTTTCCAGTAGCAGAAAATATTCATGTAAATAACATTTTACATGAATCTATCGTTCCAGCTCGCATTACAGAAGAGCTTTCTCAAAAAGCAATTGCTTATGCAAAGGTACTTGCGGATGAATTAAAACTTGTGGGAACACTAGCAGTAGAGATGTTTGCTACAACTAATGGTGAGATTTACATTAATGAATTAGCACCAAGACCTCACAATTCAGGACACTACACACAGGATGCATGTGAAACGAGTCAATTTGGTCAACATATTCGAGCAATCTGTAATTTACCTCTAGGAGAAACAAATTTGTTAAAACCAGTTGTCATGGTAAACATTTTAGGCGAACATATAGAAGGGGTCCTAAGACAAGTGAATAGACTAACCGGGTGCTATTTACACTTGTATGGAAAAGAAGAAGCAAAAGCACAGCGAAAAATGGGGCATGTTAATATTTTAAATGATAATATTGAAGTTGCTCTAGAAAAAGCGAAGAGTTTGCATATTTGGGACCATCAAGAACAACTGTTGGAGGGAAAAAGATGA
- the purB gene encoding adenylosuccinate lyase, whose product MISRYTRPEMGAIWTEENKFKAWLEVEILACEAWAELGDIPKEDVKKIREHASFDIDRIYEIEKETRHDVVAFTRAVSETPTLGEERKWVHYGLTSTDVVDTALSYILKQANEIILKDLENFVSILANKAKEHKYTIMMGRTHGVHAEPTTFGLKLGLWYEEMKRNVERFKQAADTVRVGKLSGAVGTYANIDPFVEKYVCENLGLEAAPISTQTLQRDRHAHYMSTLALIATSIEKMAVEIRGLQKSETREVEEAFAKGQKGSSAMPHKRNPIGSENMTGLARVIRGYMMTAYENVPLWHERDISHSSAERVILPDATIALNYMLNRFGNIVKNLTVYPENMKRNMTRTYGLIYSQRVMLTLIDKGMVREEAYDIVQPKAMEAWETQVQFKELVEADERITSKLTQEEINECFNYEHHMQHVDTIFERLGLNEA is encoded by the coding sequence ATGATTAGTCGTTATACACGCCCTGAAATGGGTGCGATTTGGACGGAAGAGAACAAATTTAAAGCGTGGTTAGAAGTTGAGATTTTAGCTTGTGAAGCATGGGCTGAGCTTGGCGACATTCCAAAAGAAGATGTTAAAAAAATTCGTGAACATGCATCATTTGATATTGATCGTATTTATGAAATTGAAAAAGAAACACGTCATGACGTAGTTGCATTCACTCGTGCTGTATCAGAAACGCCGACATTAGGCGAAGAACGTAAATGGGTTCATTACGGTTTAACATCTACAGACGTAGTAGATACAGCATTATCTTACATCTTAAAACAAGCGAATGAAATCATATTAAAAGACTTAGAGAACTTTGTAAGCATTTTAGCTAACAAAGCGAAAGAGCATAAATACACAATCATGATGGGAAGAACACACGGTGTTCATGCAGAACCAACGACATTTGGTTTAAAACTTGGTCTTTGGTATGAAGAGATGAAACGTAACGTAGAGCGTTTCAAACAAGCTGCTGATACAGTTCGTGTTGGTAAACTATCTGGTGCAGTTGGTACATATGCAAATATCGATCCATTCGTAGAAAAATATGTTTGTGAAAACTTAGGATTAGAAGCAGCACCAATTTCAACACAAACATTGCAACGTGATCGTCACGCACACTACATGTCGACACTTGCATTAATCGCAACATCTATCGAAAAGATGGCAGTTGAGATTCGTGGTTTACAAAAGAGTGAAACACGTGAAGTTGAAGAGGCTTTCGCAAAAGGTCAAAAAGGTTCTTCTGCAATGCCGCATAAACGTAATCCAATTGGTTCTGAAAATATGACTGGTTTAGCTCGTGTTATCCGCGGTTATATGATGACAGCTTATGAGAATGTTCCATTATGGCATGAGCGTGACATTTCTCACTCTTCAGCAGAACGTGTAATTTTACCAGATGCTACAATCGCATTAAATTACATGTTAAATCGCTTTGGTAATATCGTTAAAAACTTAACTGTATACCCAGAGAATATGAAACGCAATATGACAAGAACATACGGCTTAATTTATTCTCAGCGCGTAATGCTTACACTAATCGACAAAGGTATGGTACGTGAAGAAGCTTATGATATCGTACAGCCTAAAGCGATGGAAGCTTGGGAAACACAAGTACAATTTAAAGAGCTTGTTGAAGCTGATGAGCGTATTACAAGTAAGTTAACACAAGAAGAAATTAATGAATGCTTCAACTATGAGCATCATATGCAACATGTTGATACAATCTTTGAACGCCTTGGATTAAACGAAGCGTAA
- the purC gene encoding phosphoribosylaminoimidazolesuccinocarboxamide synthase, with translation MQKLELLYEGKAKRIYRTESADMVWVEYKDSATAFNGEKKETITGKGRLNNEITTLLFRKLQEVGIKTHFVEKLSETEQLVKKVSIIPLEVVTRNVIAGSLSKRLGMEEGTVLAEPIVEFYFKDDDLGDPLVTEDHIRVLNVASPEQVSVLRNMALQINQVLIDHFASCRVRLVDFKLEFGVTEEGEIILADEISPDTCRLWDETSNEKFDKDVFRRDLGNLTDAYEEILKRLGGISHV, from the coding sequence ATGCAAAAGCTAGAATTGCTGTATGAAGGTAAGGCAAAAAGAATTTATCGTACAGAATCAGCAGATATGGTTTGGGTAGAGTACAAAGATAGTGCGACTGCTTTCAATGGGGAGAAAAAAGAGACGATTACAGGAAAAGGTCGTTTGAACAATGAGATTACAACTTTATTGTTCAGAAAGTTACAAGAAGTAGGAATTAAAACACATTTTGTTGAGAAGTTATCTGAAACAGAACAACTTGTTAAAAAAGTGAGTATTATTCCTTTAGAAGTTGTCACAAGAAATGTAATTGCAGGAAGTCTTTCAAAACGATTAGGAATGGAAGAGGGAACTGTACTTGCAGAACCAATCGTAGAATTTTACTTCAAAGATGATGATTTAGGAGATCCACTTGTAACGGAAGATCATATTCGTGTATTAAACGTTGCATCGCCAGAGCAAGTAAGTGTATTACGAAATATGGCTCTACAAATCAATCAAGTGTTGATTGATCATTTCGCAAGCTGTCGCGTAAGATTAGTAGATTTCAAATTAGAGTTTGGTGTAACGGAAGAAGGAGAAATCATTTTAGCGGATGAAATTTCACCAGATACTTGTCGTTTATGGGATGAAACGAGCAATGAAAAGTTTGATAAAGACGTATTCCGTCGCGATCTTGGAAATTTAACAGATGCTTATGAAGAGATTTTAAAACGTTTAGGGGGAATTTCACATGTATAA
- the purS gene encoding phosphoribosylformylglycinamidine synthase subunit PurS, with product MYKVKVYVTLRESVLDPQGTAVKGALHSLSFTEVQDVRIGKYMELTIDKSVSDLDSKVKEMCEKLLANVVMEDFRYEVEEVVAQ from the coding sequence ATGTATAAAGTTAAGGTATATGTAACATTAAGAGAAAGCGTATTAGATCCACAAGGAACAGCGGTAAAAGGAGCACTTCATAGTCTTTCATTCACAGAAGTACAAGACGTTCGAATCGGAAAGTACATGGAATTAACGATTGATAAATCTGTATCTGATTTAGATAGCAAGGTAAAAGAAATGTGTGAAAAACTATTAGCGAACGTTGTAATGGAAGACTTCCGTTATGAAGTTGAGGAGGTTGTCGCACAGTGA
- the purQ gene encoding phosphoribosylformylglycinamidine synthase subunit PurQ: MKFAVIVFPGSNCDVDMFHAIKDELGEEVDYVWHDTENLDEYDAILLPGGFSYGDYLRCGAISRFANAMKAVQKAAEQGKPILGVCNGFQILVESGLLPGALMRNENLKFMCRTVQLRVENNETMFTSQYEKDEVINIPIAHGEGNYYCDEATLKRLEENNQIAFRYIENPNGSVSDIAGIVNEKGNVLGMMPHPERAVDELLGGAEGLKVFQSILKQWRETYVVNA; this comes from the coding sequence GTGAAATTTGCCGTAATAGTATTTCCGGGTTCGAACTGTGATGTCGATATGTTCCATGCAATTAAAGATGAGCTTGGCGAAGAAGTAGATTACGTTTGGCACGATACAGAGAATTTAGATGAATATGATGCAATTTTATTACCAGGTGGATTCTCTTACGGTGACTACTTACGCTGCGGTGCTATTTCTCGCTTTGCTAATGCAATGAAAGCAGTGCAAAAAGCTGCTGAGCAAGGAAAGCCGATTTTAGGTGTATGTAATGGATTCCAGATTCTTGTTGAATCAGGATTACTACCAGGAGCGTTAATGAGAAACGAAAACTTAAAGTTTATGTGTCGCACTGTTCAGTTGCGTGTTGAAAATAATGAAACGATGTTTACATCACAATATGAAAAAGATGAAGTAATCAATATTCCAATCGCTCATGGTGAGGGGAATTACTATTGTGACGAAGCGACTCTTAAAAGATTAGAAGAGAATAATCAAATTGCATTCCGTTACATAGAAAACCCTAACGGTAGCGTTTCAGATATTGCTGGTATTGTAAACGAAAAAGGAAATGTACTTGGTATGATGCCACACCCAGAGCGTGCTGTAGATGAATTACTTGGCGGTGCTGAAGGGTTAAAAGTCTTTCAATCTATCTTAAAACAGTGGAGGGAAACATATGTCGTTAATGCTTGA
- the purL gene encoding phosphoribosylformylglycinamidine synthase II has product MSLMLEPNPTQIKEERIYAEMGLTDEEFAMVEKILGRLPNYTETGLFSVMWSEHCSYKNSKPVLRKFPTTGERVLQGPGEGAGIVDIGDNQAVVFKMESHNHPSAIEPYQGAATGVGGIIRDVFSMGARPVALLNSLRFGELQSPRVKYLFEEVVAGIAGYGNCIGIPTVGGEVQFDPCYEGNPLVNAMCVGLINHEDIKKGQAHGAGNTVMYVGASTGRDGIHGATFASEELSESSEAKRPAVQVGDPFMEKLLIEACLELIQSDALVGIQDMGAAGLTSSSAEMASKAGMGIEMYLDDVPQRETGMTPYEMMLSESQERMLIVVKKGREQEIVDLFEKYGLAAVTMGKVTEDKMLRLFHKGEKVAEVPADALAEEAPIYHKPSKEAAYFAEFQAMKMETPKVENYKEALFALLQQPTIASKEWVYDQYDYQVRTSTVVTPGSDAAVVRVRGTEKGLAMTTDCNSRYIYLDPEMGGKIAVAEAARNIVCSGGEPLAITDCLNFGNPEKPEIFWQIEKSVDGMSEACRTLQTPVIGGNVSMYNERSGEAVYPTPTVGMVGLVHDLKHVTTQEFKQAGDLVYVIGETKAEFGGSELQKMIHGKIFGQSPSIDLDVELKRQKQVLEAIQAGLVQSAHDVAEGGLAVAISESAIGAKGLGATVKLDGEATAALFAESQSRFVLTVKRENKEAFEKVVEAIQVGEVTSTNEVTIHNEENEVLLTANVDEMRKAWKGAIPCLLK; this is encoded by the coding sequence ATGTCGTTAATGCTTGAACCAAATCCAACACAAATTAAAGAAGAGCGTATATATGCGGAAATGGGGCTAACAGACGAAGAGTTTGCCATGGTTGAAAAGATTTTAGGTCGTCTGCCAAATTATACAGAAACAGGGTTATTCTCTGTAATGTGGTCTGAACATTGTAGTTATAAAAATTCAAAACCAGTTCTTCGTAAGTTTCCAACGACAGGCGAGCGCGTTCTGCAAGGACCTGGAGAAGGTGCTGGAATTGTAGATATCGGTGATAATCAAGCTGTTGTATTTAAAATGGAAAGTCATAACCATCCTTCAGCTATTGAACCATATCAAGGAGCAGCAACAGGTGTTGGTGGTATTATTCGTGACGTATTCTCTATGGGAGCACGTCCGGTAGCTCTATTAAACTCACTTCGTTTCGGTGAATTACAGTCACCACGTGTGAAATATTTATTCGAAGAAGTAGTAGCGGGAATTGCAGGATACGGTAACTGCATCGGTATTCCGACTGTTGGCGGCGAAGTACAATTTGATCCATGTTATGAAGGAAATCCACTTGTAAATGCAATGTGCGTAGGTTTGATTAACCACGAAGATATTAAAAAAGGGCAAGCGCACGGTGCTGGTAACACAGTAATGTACGTAGGAGCATCAACTGGTCGTGACGGTATTCACGGTGCAACATTCGCGTCGGAAGAACTATCTGAAAGCTCAGAAGCGAAACGTCCAGCGGTTCAAGTAGGGGATCCATTTATGGAAAAACTTCTTATTGAAGCGTGTTTAGAATTGATTCAATCTGATGCACTTGTTGGAATTCAAGATATGGGTGCGGCTGGTTTAACATCATCATCTGCAGAAATGGCAAGTAAAGCAGGAATGGGTATTGAAATGTACTTAGATGATGTACCACAACGTGAAACAGGAATGACACCATATGAAATGATGCTATCTGAATCACAAGAGCGTATGTTAATTGTTGTGAAAAAAGGTAGAGAGCAAGAAATAGTAGATTTATTTGAGAAGTATGGTCTTGCAGCGGTTACGATGGGGAAAGTAACGGAAGATAAAATGCTTCGTTTATTCCATAAAGGTGAAAAGGTAGCTGAAGTTCCAGCAGATGCGTTAGCAGAAGAAGCACCAATTTATCATAAGCCTTCAAAAGAAGCGGCATACTTTGCTGAATTCCAAGCAATGAAAATGGAAACACCAAAAGTAGAAAATTATAAAGAAGCGTTATTCGCTCTATTACAACAACCAACAATTGCAAGTAAAGAGTGGGTATACGATCAATACGATTACCAAGTTCGCACAAGCACAGTGGTTACACCAGGTTCGGATGCAGCAGTTGTACGTGTACGCGGTACAGAAAAAGGATTAGCAATGACGACAGATTGTAACTCTCGCTACATTTATCTAGATCCAGAAATGGGCGGTAAAATTGCAGTAGCAGAGGCAGCGCGTAATATCGTATGTTCTGGCGGGGAGCCACTTGCAATTACAGATTGCTTAAACTTCGGTAACCCAGAAAAACCAGAAATCTTCTGGCAGATTGAGAAATCAGTAGACGGTATGAGTGAAGCTTGTCGCACATTACAAACACCAGTTATCGGCGGAAACGTATCGATGTATAACGAGCGTAGTGGCGAAGCTGTATATCCAACACCAACTGTTGGGATGGTCGGACTTGTACATGACTTAAAACATGTAACAACACAAGAGTTTAAGCAAGCTGGTGATTTAGTTTATGTAATCGGTGAGACGAAAGCTGAGTTTGGCGGAAGTGAATTACAGAAAATGATTCACGGCAAAATTTTCGGTCAATCACCAAGTATTGATTTAGATGTAGAATTAAAACGCCAAAAACAAGTATTAGAAGCAATTCAAGCTGGTCTTGTTCAATCTGCACATGATGTTGCTGAAGGTGGCTTAGCAGTTGCAATTTCAGAAAGTGCGATTGGTGCTAAAGGCTTAGGTGCTACTGTGAAATTAGATGGAGAAGCAACAGCAGCATTATTCGCTGAATCACAGTCTCGCTTCGTGCTAACTGTAAAACGTGAAAATAAAGAGGCGTTTGAGAAAGTGGTAGAAGCAATCCAAGTTGGAGAAGTAACAAGTACAAATGAAGTAACAATTCATAATGAAGAAAATGAAGTATTACTTACAGCAAATGTAGATGAAATGAGAAAGGCTTGGAAAGGGGCAATCCCATGCTTGCTGAAATAA
- the purF gene encoding amidophosphoribosyltransferase, whose product MLAEIKGLNEECGVFGIWGHENAAQVSYYGLHSLQHRGQEGAGIVVNNGEKIVGHKGLGLISEVFSRGELEGLNGKSAIGHVRYATAGGSEVANVQPLLFRFSDHSMALAHNGNLINAKMLRRELEAEGSIFQTSSDTEVLLHLIKRSTKDSLIESVKEALNKVKGAFAYLLLTGNEMIVALDPNGFRPLSIGKMGDAYVVASETCAFDVVGATYIRDVEPGELLIINDEGIHVDRFTNDVEHAICSMEYIYFARPDSNIAGVNVHAARKNMGKRLAAEAPIEADVVTGVPDSSISAAIGYAEATGIPYELGLIKNRYVGRTFIQPSQELREQGVKMKLSAVRGVVEGKRVVMIDDSIVRGTTSKRIVRMLREAGATEVHVRIASPPLKYPCFYGIDIQTRKELIAANNTVEEIREMIGADSLTFLSEDGLVDAIGRPYEGKYGGLCMAYFNGDYPTALYDYEQELLESMK is encoded by the coding sequence ATGCTTGCTGAAATAAAGGGGTTAAACGAAGAATGTGGCGTTTTCGGAATTTGGGGGCATGAAAATGCGGCACAAGTTTCATACTACGGATTGCACAGTTTACAGCACCGTGGGCAAGAAGGCGCAGGCATTGTCGTAAATAATGGGGAAAAAATCGTCGGTCACAAGGGGTTAGGTTTAATATCAGAAGTGTTTTCAAGAGGTGAGCTAGAAGGATTAAATGGAAAATCAGCAATCGGACATGTACGATATGCAACAGCTGGTGGAAGTGAAGTTGCTAACGTTCAACCATTGTTGTTCCGTTTTTCCGATCATAGTATGGCGTTAGCTCATAACGGAAATTTAATTAATGCAAAAATGCTTCGCCGTGAATTAGAAGCAGAGGGCAGTATTTTTCAAACTAGTTCAGATACAGAAGTACTTTTACATCTTATTAAACGTAGCACGAAAGATTCTTTAATTGAAAGTGTAAAAGAGGCTTTAAATAAAGTGAAAGGTGCGTTTGCGTATCTTTTACTAACTGGAAATGAAATGATCGTTGCATTAGATCCGAATGGGTTCCGTCCGCTTTCAATTGGAAAGATGGGGGATGCTTACGTTGTAGCATCTGAAACATGTGCTTTTGATGTGGTAGGTGCAACATACATTCGTGATGTAGAACCGGGTGAATTACTTATCATTAATGATGAAGGAATTCACGTAGATCGTTTCACAAACGATGTAGAACATGCAATTTGTAGTATGGAATACATTTACTTTGCACGACCAGATTCTAATATTGCAGGCGTTAACGTTCATGCAGCACGTAAAAACATGGGGAAACGTTTAGCGGCAGAAGCTCCTATTGAAGCAGATGTTGTTACTGGTGTACCAGATTCTAGTATTTCAGCTGCGATTGGCTATGCGGAGGCGACAGGTATTCCGTATGAGTTAGGATTAATTAAAAATCGTTACGTTGGACGTACGTTTATCCAACCTTCTCAAGAACTGCGCGAGCAAGGGGTAAAGATGAAGCTTTCCGCAGTAAGAGGTGTGGTTGAGGGGAAACGAGTTGTTATGATTGACGACTCTATCGTAAGAGGAACGACAAGTAAACGAATTGTTCGTATGCTTCGTGAAGCTGGAGCGACAGAAGTTCATGTAAGAATCGCTTCACCACCTCTGAAATATCCATGTTTCTATGGCATTGATATTCAAACGAGAAAAGAATTAATTGCAGCAAATAATACAGTAGAAGAAATCCGTGAAATGATCGGAGCAGATTCTTTAACATTTTTAAGCGAAGATGGATTAGTAGATGCAATTGGACGTCCATATGAAGGGAAATATGGCGGCTTATGTATGGCTTACTTTAATGGGGACTATCCAACAGCTCTTTATGATTATGAGCAAGAGCTTTTAGAAAGTATGAAATAA
- the purM gene encoding phosphoribosylformylglycinamidine cyclo-ligase yields the protein MANAYKQAGVDIEAGYEAVSRMKKHVQTTMRKEVLGGLGGFGGMFDLSKFALEEPVLVSGTDGVGTKLMLAFMADKHDTIGIDAVAMCVNDIVVQGAEPLFFLDYIACGKAEPSKIENIVKGISEGCRQAGCALIGGETAEMPGMYSTEEYDLAGFTVGIVDKKKIVTGEKIEAGHVLIGLASSGIHSNGYSLVRKVLLEDGELSLERIYGRLELPLGEELLKPTKIYVKPILELLKKHEVYGMAHITGGGFIENIPRMLPEGIGAEIELGSWKIQPIFHLLQEVGKLEEKEMFNIFNMGIGMVVAVKEEDAKDVVRLLEEQGETARIIGRTVQGAGVTFNGGTAL from the coding sequence ATGGCGAATGCATATAAGCAAGCAGGAGTAGATATTGAAGCTGGATATGAAGCGGTATCTCGCATGAAAAAACACGTACAAACAACTATGAGAAAAGAAGTACTAGGCGGTTTAGGCGGTTTTGGAGGTATGTTTGATCTATCAAAATTTGCATTAGAAGAACCTGTATTAGTATCTGGAACAGATGGCGTGGGAACAAAATTGATGCTCGCTTTTATGGCAGATAAACATGACACAATTGGTATTGATGCAGTAGCAATGTGTGTAAATGATATTGTTGTCCAAGGAGCAGAGCCGCTTTTCTTCCTTGATTATATTGCTTGTGGTAAAGCTGAACCTAGTAAAATTGAAAACATCGTCAAAGGTATATCAGAGGGCTGTCGCCAAGCTGGTTGTGCATTAATCGGTGGAGAAACAGCTGAAATGCCAGGAATGTATTCTACGGAAGAATATGATTTAGCTGGTTTTACAGTTGGGATTGTTGATAAAAAGAAAATTGTAACAGGTGAAAAGATTGAAGCTGGTCACGTGCTAATTGGCTTAGCATCTAGCGGTATTCATAGCAATGGTTACTCTTTAGTACGAAAAGTGTTACTAGAAGATGGAGAACTATCTTTAGAGCGTATTTATGGACGCTTAGAACTACCTCTTGGTGAAGAACTATTAAAACCAACGAAAATTTATGTCAAACCTATTTTAGAACTATTGAAGAAGCATGAAGTATACGGTATGGCGCATATTACAGGGGGCGGATTTATTGAAAATATCCCACGTATGTTGCCAGAAGGAATTGGTGCTGAGATTGAACTAGGATCTTGGAAAATTCAGCCGATCTTCCATTTACTTCAAGAAGTTGGAAAGCTGGAAGAGAAAGAAATGTTCAATATTTTTAACATGGGTATTGGTATGGTAGTAGCAGTGAAGGAAGAAGATGCAAAAGATGTTGTTCGTCTTCTTGAAGAGCAAGGAGAAACGGCTCGTATTATTGGACGTACTGTACAAGGAGCTGGCGTTACTTTTAATGGGGGCACAGCACTATGA
- the purN gene encoding phosphoribosylglycinamide formyltransferase, giving the protein MSRLAVFASGSGSNFQSLVNAVEEKRLDAEISLLVCDKPEARAVGRAHYHHIPCFAFSAKAYESKEAFEKEILKKLEEYEIDYVILAGYMRLIGPTLLETYGGKIINIHPSLLPSFPGKDAVGQALEAGVKVTGVTIHYVDAGMDTGPIIAQEAVVVSEGDTRESLQKKIQQVEHKLYVNTVNQIVQSVKEATVN; this is encoded by the coding sequence ATGAGTAGATTAGCAGTTTTTGCTTCTGGAAGTGGATCTAACTTTCAATCTCTCGTTAATGCGGTAGAAGAAAAAAGATTGGATGCAGAAATTAGTTTATTAGTATGTGATAAACCAGAAGCACGTGCTGTTGGGCGAGCGCATTATCATCATATTCCGTGTTTCGCTTTTTCAGCGAAAGCATATGAGTCAAAAGAAGCGTTTGAAAAAGAGATATTAAAGAAGCTAGAAGAATATGAAATTGATTATGTTATTTTAGCTGGATATATGCGTTTAATCGGGCCGACGTTACTAGAAACATACGGCGGAAAGATTATTAATATTCATCCATCATTACTACCGAGCTTTCCGGGTAAAGATGCTGTCGGTCAAGCGTTAGAAGCAGGTGTGAAAGTAACTGGAGTAACAATTCATTATGTAGATGCAGGTATGGATACAGGGCCAATTATTGCGCAAGAAGCAGTGGTTGTTTCTGAAGGGGATACGAGAGAAAGCTTACAAAAGAAAATTCAGCAAGTTGAACATAAATTATACGTAAATACAGTGAATCAAATTGTTCAGTCTGTGAAAGAAGCAACTGTTAACTAA